One Rhodoluna sp. KAS3 DNA window includes the following coding sequences:
- a CDS encoding ATP-dependent Clp protease ATP-binding subunit, with protein MFEKFTDKARRVVVLAQEEAKLLNHNYIGTEHILLGLIHEGEGVAAKALESLGINLDSVREQVQEIIGQGQQAPSGHIPFTPRAKKVLELSLREALQLGHSYIGTEHLLLGLIREGEGVAAQVLTKLGADTNRVRQQVIQLLSGFQGKETVAVGGDNTEKQKGSQILDQFGRNLTQAAAEGKLDPVIGREREIERVMQILSRRSKNNPILIGEPGVGKTAVVEGLAQAIVNGNVPETLKGKQLYTLDMGSLIAGSRYRGDFEERLKKVTKEIRTRGDIITFIDEIHTLVGAGAAEGAIDAASILKPLLARGELQTIGATTLDEYRKHFEKDAALTRRFQQVTVNEPSLPQAINILKGVRDRYEVHHKVSITDGALVAAAQLSDRYITDRFLPDKAIDLIDEAGARLRLSILSSPPEIREIEEKIVALKVEKEKAIEAQEFELAAAKRDEEKKLNAERARMEREYRQGNVAAQGIVDEGLIAEVLAQATGIPVFKLTEEESAKLIFMEDELHKRVIGQEDAIAAISKSIRRQRAGLKDPNRPSGSFIFAGPTGVGKTELAKALAEFLFDDEGALISLDMSEYGEKHTVSRLFGAPPGFVGFEEGGQLTEKVRRKPFSVVLFDEIEKAHPDIFNSLLQILEEGRLTDGQGRVVDFKNTIIIMTTNLGTRDISRGTMGFSLEGSAANDYEIMKGKVNEELKKNFKPEFLNRVDETIVFPQLTKPELVQIVDLFIKRLGVRLEDRDMTISVTQAAKDRLIEIGFDPALGARPLRRAVQREIEDRLSEKIMHGEVKNASDLEVDFVDGEFVFTNKVREALTAM; from the coding sequence ATGTTCGAGAAATTCACCGACAAGGCTCGTCGAGTTGTTGTGCTGGCCCAAGAAGAAGCCAAGCTGCTCAACCACAACTACATCGGCACCGAGCACATCCTGTTGGGTTTGATTCACGAGGGTGAGGGCGTAGCCGCTAAGGCTCTAGAGTCGCTCGGCATCAACCTAGATTCCGTTCGCGAACAGGTTCAAGAGATCATCGGTCAGGGGCAGCAGGCTCCGTCTGGTCACATTCCATTCACGCCGCGCGCAAAGAAGGTGCTCGAGCTTTCACTGCGCGAGGCTCTGCAGCTAGGCCACTCATACATCGGCACCGAGCACTTGCTTTTGGGGCTGATCCGCGAGGGTGAGGGTGTTGCAGCCCAGGTGCTAACCAAGCTTGGCGCAGACACCAACCGCGTTCGCCAGCAGGTAATCCAGTTGCTTTCAGGGTTCCAGGGTAAAGAGACCGTTGCAGTTGGCGGAGACAACACCGAGAAGCAAAAGGGCTCTCAGATTCTTGACCAGTTTGGACGCAACCTGACCCAGGCTGCTGCCGAGGGCAAGCTTGACCCAGTAATTGGTCGCGAGCGCGAGATCGAGCGCGTGATGCAGATTCTTAGCCGCCGCTCAAAGAACAACCCAATCCTGATTGGTGAACCGGGTGTCGGAAAGACCGCGGTGGTTGAGGGTTTGGCTCAGGCCATCGTCAACGGCAATGTGCCTGAGACCCTCAAGGGCAAGCAGCTTTACACCCTTGACATGGGTTCACTCATCGCTGGTTCACGCTACCGCGGTGACTTTGAAGAGCGCCTAAAGAAGGTCACCAAAGAAATCCGAACTCGCGGTGACATCATCACTTTCATCGACGAGATTCACACCTTGGTTGGTGCGGGTGCTGCCGAAGGCGCCATCGATGCCGCATCAATTTTGAAGCCATTGCTTGCGCGCGGTGAACTGCAGACCATCGGTGCCACAACACTTGACGAGTACCGTAAGCACTTTGAAAAAGACGCAGCGCTTACCCGCCGATTCCAGCAGGTAACCGTTAACGAGCCATCTTTGCCTCAGGCCATCAACATTCTTAAGGGTGTTCGTGACCGCTACGAGGTGCACCACAAGGTTTCAATCACCGATGGCGCCTTGGTTGCCGCGGCTCAGCTATCTGACCGCTACATCACCGACCGATTCTTGCCAGACAAGGCAATCGACTTAATCGATGAAGCGGGTGCGCGTTTGCGCCTGTCGATCCTGTCGTCTCCACCGGAGATTCGTGAAATCGAAGAAAAGATTGTTGCTCTCAAGGTTGAGAAAGAAAAGGCTATCGAGGCTCAGGAATTTGAGCTAGCCGCAGCAAAGCGCGACGAAGAAAAGAAGTTGAATGCCGAGCGCGCCCGCATGGAGCGCGAGTACCGCCAGGGCAACGTGGCAGCGCAGGGCATTGTTGACGAAGGCCTAATCGCTGAGGTTTTGGCTCAGGCCACCGGTATTCCGGTGTTCAAGCTCACCGAAGAAGAGAGCGCCAAGCTCATCTTCATGGAAGACGAACTTCACAAGCGCGTTATCGGTCAAGAAGACGCCATCGCTGCGATTTCTAAGTCAATCCGTCGCCAGCGTGCCGGCCTCAAGGACCCTAACCGTCCTTCGGGCTCGTTCATCTTTGCCGGACCTACCGGTGTTGGTAAGACTGAGCTAGCCAAGGCTTTGGCCGAGTTCTTGTTCGATGACGAGGGTGCGCTCATCTCGCTCGACATGTCTGAATACGGCGAAAAGCACACTGTCAGCCGCCTATTCGGTGCCCCTCCGGGCTTTGTTGGCTTCGAAGAGGGTGGTCAGCTAACCGAGAAGGTTCGCCGCAAGCCATTCAGCGTGGTTCTATTCGACGAGATCGAAAAGGCTCACCCAGACATCTTCAACTCGCTGCTTCAGATTCTTGAAGAGGGCCGATTGACTGATGGTCAGGGTCGCGTCGTTGACTTCAAGAACACCATCATCATCATGACCACCAACCTCGGAACTCGTGACATTTCGCGCGGCACCATGGGCTTCTCGCTCGAGGGCAGCGCTGCAAATGACTACGAGATCATGAAGGGCAAGGTCAATGAGGAGCTCAAGAAGAACTTCAAGCCTGAGTTCCTAAACCGTGTTGATGAGACCATCGTGTTCCCTCAGCTAACCAAGCCTGAACTAGTTCAGATTGTTGATCTATTCATCAAGCGCCTTGGTGTTCGCCTAGAAGACCGCGACATGACCATCTCAGTAACCCAGGCAGCTAAAGACCGCCTGATTGAGATCGGCTTTGACCCAGCGCTAGGTGCCCGACCACTCCGTCGTGCAGTCCAGCGAGAAATCGAGGACCGCCTAAGCGAGAAGATCATGCACGGTGAGGTTAAGAACGCCTCTGACCTCGAGGTTGATTTTGTCGATGGCGAATTTGTATTCACCAACAAGGTTCGTGAAGCACTCACGGCAATGTAA